From Syntrophus gentianae, the proteins below share one genomic window:
- a CDS encoding AbrB/MazE/SpoVT family DNA-binding domain-containing protein, producing MPLVKVKKYCQITLPSLIRKKYNIAEGDYLEIEDKDGVMVLKPVKVVHREQAYFYTKEWQQDEAEADKDIAAGKLIGPFDTIEDFAKAMES from the coding sequence ATGCCCTTGGTCAAAGTGAAAAAATACTGCCAGATCACCTTGCCGTCCCTGATACGCAAGAAATATAACATCGCCGAAGGCGACTACCTGGAAATCGAAGACAAAGACGGCGTCATGGTTCTGAAGCCGGTTAAGGTCGTGCACCGGGAACAGGCTTATTTCTATACTAAGGAGTGGCAGCAGGATGAGGCGGAAGCGGACAAGGACATCGCCGCCGGCAAGCTGATCGGTCCTTTCGACACGATCGAAGATTTTGCCAAAGCGATGGAAAGTTAA